One genomic region from Longimicrobium sp. encodes:
- a CDS encoding YajQ family cyclic di-GMP-binding protein, translating to MAKNSTFDITSSVDLQEVDNAVNQARKEVLQRYDFKGATAEIDFDKKAGTLKLLADDDYKLKALVDVIQSKLIKRGVPIRNLDYGEVEQAFGGKARQTVTLVQSISTEKAKEIVRSIKDGGFKKVNAQIQDEQVRVTSPSIDELQAVIAHLKKQDFGLELSFGNFRSQ from the coding sequence ATGGCCAAGAACTCGACGTTCGACATCACCTCCAGCGTGGACCTGCAGGAGGTGGACAACGCCGTGAACCAGGCGCGCAAGGAAGTGCTGCAGCGCTACGACTTCAAGGGCGCCACGGCGGAGATCGACTTCGACAAGAAGGCGGGCACGCTCAAGCTGCTGGCCGACGACGACTACAAGCTCAAGGCGCTGGTCGACGTCATCCAGAGCAAGCTCATCAAGCGCGGCGTGCCCATCCGCAACCTGGACTACGGCGAGGTGGAGCAGGCGTTCGGCGGTAAGGCGCGGCAGACCGTCACCCTGGTGCAGAGCATCAGCACCGAGAAGGCGAAGGAGATCGTCCGCTCGATCAAGGACGGCGGGTTCAAGAAGGTGAACGCGCAGATCCAGGACGAGCAGGTGCGCGTCACCTCGCCGTCGATCGACGAGCTGCAGGCGGTGATCGCCCACCTGAAGAAGCAGGACTTCGGGCTGGAGCTGAGCTTCGGCAACTTCCGCTCGCAATGA
- a CDS encoding matrixin family metalloprotease, with the protein MDFAAALGREIDALLGTAHRLAAPLPIPAAWRDGEGRVRSDALVDALLDVAAADDAPRWRLAVTDAELAAPGVGRVFGEAAVGGGCAAVGLGGLDGGSRCGSETLLDRATKAAVHELAHAAGLAHCADPICVMYPSLHIADTDRKAKVFCTRCREDYDNATLDAARS; encoded by the coding sequence ATGGACTTCGCCGCCGCGCTGGGGCGCGAGATCGACGCGCTGCTCGGCACCGCGCACCGCCTTGCCGCGCCGCTCCCGATCCCCGCGGCGTGGCGCGACGGCGAGGGACGGGTGCGCTCGGACGCGCTGGTCGACGCGCTGCTGGACGTCGCGGCTGCGGACGACGCGCCGCGGTGGCGGCTGGCGGTGACGGACGCGGAGCTGGCGGCGCCGGGGGTGGGGCGCGTGTTCGGCGAGGCGGCGGTGGGCGGGGGATGCGCCGCCGTGGGATTGGGCGGACTTGACGGCGGAAGCCGTTGCGGCAGCGAGACTTTGCTCGATCGCGCCACGAAGGCGGCGGTGCACGAGCTGGCCCACGCGGCGGGGCTTGCGCATTGCGCCGACCCGATCTGCGTCATGTACCCGTCGCTCCACATTGCCGACACCGACCGCAAAGCCAAAGTTTTCTGCACGCGCTGCAGAGAGGACTACGACAACGCAACCCTTGATGCGGCGCGGAGCTGA
- a CDS encoding response regulator: MRILVADDEPASAQALKDLLEIIGHHVVGPAPDGAEAVRLAACEHPDLAILDIDMPRLSGFDAIDQITRHRPIPVIVLTAHSDAEFVDRAAELPVFNYLTKPAAVDRIIPAIRLAEARFREWSALSGRVSELARKMDERKTIERAKGILMEVRGINEGAAYRLIQRESQQRSRSMIDVARSIIATQGVFRRPAEEPTVEPAA; the protein is encoded by the coding sequence ATGCGGATCCTGGTTGCCGACGACGAGCCCGCCAGCGCCCAGGCGCTGAAGGACCTGCTCGAGATCATCGGGCACCACGTAGTCGGCCCCGCGCCCGATGGCGCGGAGGCGGTGCGGCTGGCCGCCTGCGAGCATCCGGATCTGGCCATCCTCGACATCGACATGCCGCGCCTGTCGGGGTTCGACGCCATCGACCAGATCACCCGCCACCGCCCCATCCCCGTGATCGTGCTCACGGCGCACAGCGACGCGGAGTTCGTGGACCGCGCCGCCGAGCTCCCCGTGTTCAACTACCTGACCAAGCCGGCCGCGGTGGACCGGATCATCCCCGCCATCCGTCTGGCCGAGGCGCGCTTCCGCGAGTGGAGCGCGCTCTCGGGCCGCGTGAGCGAGCTGGCGCGGAAGATGGACGAGCGGAAGACCATCGAGCGCGCCAAGGGGATCCTGATGGAGGTGCGGGGGATCAACGAAGGCGCGGCCTACCGCCTGATCCAGCGCGAGAGCCAGCAGCGCAGCCGCAGCATGATCGACGTGGCGCGCAGCATCATCGCCACGCAGGGCGTTTTCCGGCGCCCCGCCGAAGAGCCGACCGTGGAGCCCGCCGCCTGA
- a CDS encoding PBP1A family penicillin-binding protein yields the protein MAAKRRPARGRKSRGRPVPRGLQKAALIVAGIGVLVGAAGLAWMWPRCSGGDCPSVAALRTYTPPQATQVFDGRGRLIANLAPERRTVVPLPRIPAHVSGAFLAVEDKRFYRHHGVDWRRAFGALARDARALSWKEGFSTLTMQLARNVFPEQLTRAKTLRRKLAEIVLARKIEAAFSKDEILELYLNQIYLGNGLYGVEAAAQGYFGKPVSRLTNAEAAVLAALPKAPSYYDPRRNPDAAKARRDLVLDQMAHAGVIDAAEAAEAKAQPLKLVAPREASGAAPYFVAAVRRELLQRFGPDAESRGFKVYTTLDPALQATAERELVRQLAAVESGRMGRFRHVSCSARPPAYPGNCLQGVFVAMDPADGDVLALVGGRDYALSQFDRATQARRQAGSAFKPIVYAAAIAQGIPVTTPLLGPNAAGTLGDYRPADHVSDSLDVDLRDALRLSSNRATVVLGNMIGITRVAAEARDLGIRTPIPPYPSTFLGAAEVVPLELVAAYSVFATGGALSTPRLIRRVVDTDGTVVYQASTSRRFALSPAVSYLTTSMMRDVVDRGTGTGVRAALPATIPAAGKTGTTDEGADVWFIGVTPDIVAGVWMGFDRPQAILADASGGGLAAPVWGRVMADYYRRHPAPVAWVPPPDLQAREIDRRTGRLASPSCPREDVVTEYFLSGTEPTDTCPLHLDGVGGESWLGSAVHAVGDLLGGGSGDDGQQEPDASPPRTKPIAKPVPVPGHR from the coding sequence GTGGCAGCAAAGCGACGCCCTGCTCGCGGCCGCAAGAGCCGCGGGCGCCCCGTTCCGCGCGGGCTGCAGAAGGCCGCGCTGATCGTCGCCGGCATCGGCGTGCTGGTGGGCGCGGCGGGGCTGGCCTGGATGTGGCCCCGCTGCTCCGGCGGCGACTGCCCGTCGGTGGCCGCGCTCCGCACCTACACCCCGCCGCAGGCCACGCAGGTGTTCGACGGGCGCGGCCGGCTGATCGCCAACCTGGCGCCCGAGCGGCGGACCGTGGTGCCGCTGCCGCGCATCCCCGCGCACGTGTCGGGCGCCTTCCTGGCGGTGGAGGACAAGCGCTTCTACCGCCACCACGGCGTGGACTGGCGCCGCGCGTTCGGCGCGCTGGCGCGAGACGCGCGCGCGCTGTCGTGGAAGGAGGGGTTCAGCACGCTGACCATGCAGCTGGCGCGCAACGTCTTCCCCGAGCAGCTCACGCGGGCCAAGACGCTGCGCCGCAAGCTCGCCGAGATCGTGCTGGCGAGGAAGATCGAGGCGGCGTTCAGCAAGGACGAGATCCTGGAGCTGTACCTCAACCAGATCTACCTGGGGAACGGGCTCTACGGCGTGGAGGCCGCGGCGCAGGGCTACTTCGGCAAGCCCGTCTCGCGGCTGACCAACGCCGAGGCGGCCGTCCTCGCCGCGCTGCCGAAGGCGCCCAGCTACTACGACCCGCGCCGCAACCCCGACGCTGCGAAGGCCCGGCGCGACCTGGTGCTGGACCAGATGGCCCACGCCGGGGTGATCGACGCCGCCGAGGCCGCCGAGGCCAAGGCGCAGCCGCTGAAGCTCGTGGCCCCGCGCGAGGCCAGCGGCGCGGCGCCGTACTTCGTGGCCGCGGTGCGGCGCGAGCTGCTGCAGCGCTTCGGGCCCGACGCGGAGTCGCGCGGCTTCAAGGTCTACACCACGCTCGACCCCGCGCTGCAGGCCACCGCCGAGCGCGAGCTGGTGCGCCAGCTGGCGGCGGTCGAGTCGGGGCGGATGGGGCGTTTCCGCCACGTCTCGTGCTCCGCCCGCCCGCCCGCGTATCCCGGCAACTGCCTGCAGGGCGTGTTCGTGGCGATGGACCCGGCGGACGGCGACGTCCTGGCGCTCGTCGGCGGCCGCGACTACGCGCTCAGCCAGTTCGACCGGGCGACGCAGGCCAGGCGGCAGGCCGGCTCGGCGTTCAAGCCGATCGTCTACGCCGCGGCCATCGCGCAGGGGATCCCCGTCACCACGCCGCTGCTGGGGCCCAACGCGGCGGGAACGCTGGGCGACTACCGCCCCGCCGACCACGTCTCCGACTCGCTCGACGTCGATCTCCGCGACGCGCTCCGCCTGTCGTCCAACCGGGCGACGGTGGTGCTGGGCAACATGATCGGCATCACGCGCGTGGCCGCAGAGGCGCGCGACCTGGGAATCCGCACGCCGATCCCGCCGTACCCGTCCACCTTCCTGGGCGCGGCCGAGGTGGTGCCGCTGGAGCTGGTCGCGGCCTACTCGGTGTTCGCCACCGGAGGCGCGCTCTCCACGCCGCGGCTGATCCGCCGGGTGGTGGATACGGACGGCACCGTCGTCTACCAGGCCTCGACGTCACGGAGATTCGCGCTCTCGCCCGCCGTCTCCTATCTCACCACGTCCATGATGCGCGACGTGGTGGACCGCGGCACGGGAACGGGCGTCCGCGCCGCGCTCCCCGCCACCATCCCCGCCGCGGGGAAGACGGGGACCACGGACGAGGGCGCCGACGTCTGGTTCATCGGGGTGACGCCGGACATCGTCGCGGGCGTGTGGATGGGCTTCGACCGGCCGCAGGCGATCCTGGCGGACGCATCCGGCGGCGGGCTGGCGGCGCCGGTGTGGGGGAGGGTGATGGCGGACTACTACCGCCGCCATCCCGCGCCCGTGGCCTGGGTGCCGCCGCCGGATCTGCAGGCGCGCGAGATCGACCGCCGCACAGGCCGCCTCGCATCGCCCAGCTGCCCGCGCGAGGACGTGGTGACGGAGTACTTCCTCTCCGGCACCGAGCCGACGGACACCTGCCCGCTGCACCTGGACGGCGTCGGCGGAGAGTCGTGGCTGGGCTCGGCCGTGCACGCCGTCGGCGACCTGCTGGGCGGCGGCAGCGGCGACGACGGCCAGCAGGAACCGGACGCATCGCCGCCGCGGACGAAGCCGATCGCCAAGCCGGTCCCCGTCCCCGG